Genomic segment of Myxococcus stipitatus:
TCGAGCTGCTGAGGGGCGAGGGGGCTCGGGCCGTGGCGCCCGAGGACACCACGCCCCTGGTGGGACCCGCGAGCGTCTAGCTCTGCGTCACGCGCACCGTGGTGTTCATCTCCCGGCCGGTGGCCGGGTCCCGGGCGCGCATGGAGAGGATGCCTTCGACATTCACATCGAAGGTGATCTCCACCTGCACACCGCCCGCGCGCGCCTGCTGGATGCCGGAGAAGGTGAACTCACCCAGCATGTCGTTGCGCGCCACCAGCTCGTGGTCGCCCTGGAAGATGCGCATGGCCAGCTCGGTCTGGTTGTCCATGCTCGTCGTGGCCAGGAGCTGCTTGGCGTTGGGGATGGGCGCGTTGCGCGGGAAGACGACGTGGAAGGCGCCGCCCGCCTTCTCCAGGCCGATGGCCATGGGAATCACATCCAACAGCTGGATGCGCAGGTTGGTGTCGTCCTGGAGCGAGTGCGCGTAGAGCGCCGCGCCGATGGCGACGGCCTCGTCCGGGTGCACGCCCTTGCTCGGGGGCTTGCCGAAGAACTTCGTCAGCCGGTCCTGGACGATGGGCATGCGCGTCTGCCCGCCGACCAGCATCACCTCGTCCACGTCCTTGGTGGACAGGCCGGAGTCCACCAGCACGCGCGCCACCATCTGCAGTGTGCGGTCCACGAGGTGGTTGGTGAGCTGCTCCAGCATCTTCCGGGTGAACTTCATCTCGATGTTCAGTGGCTGGCCCTGGGACGTCATCGTGATGAAGGGGATGTTGAAGGGCACCTCGTCGCGCGCGGAGAGGTCGATCTTCGTGCGCTCGGCCAGGTCCTTGATGCGCTGCATCGCCACCGGGTCCGTGGCCAGGTCGATGCCCGTCTTGGCCGCGAAGTCCTTGAGGACGTGGTGGATGATGGCGTTGTCGAAGTCGATGCCGCCCAGGAACACGTCGCCGCCGGTGGACTTCACCTCGAAGACGCGGTCTCGAATCTCGATGATGGAGACGTCGAAGGTGCCGCCGCCCAGGTCGTAGATGACGACCTTCTCCTTCAGGCCCTTGCCCACGCCGTAGGCGAGCGCGGCCGCGGTGGGCTCGTTGATGATGCGCACGACCTCGAGGTCGATGAGCTTGCCCGCGTCCTTCACCGACTGGCGCTGCCGGTCATTGAAGTAGGCGGGGACCGTCACCACCGCGCGCTTGATGGGCGTCTTCAGGTAGTTGGAGGCGACCTCGCGAATCTTCCCGAGGATCTTCGCGCTCACTTCCTGGAGGGTGAACTCCTTCTTGCCCACGTCCAGGGTGACTTCGTTCTTCTTGCCGGGGCGCATGTTGTACGCCACGACCTTCTTCATCGTGTCCACGACGTCGCTGCCGAACGTCCGCCCCACCAGGCGCTTGGAGCCGTACACGGTGTTGCGCGGGTTGAGCTGCCACTGGCGCTTGGCCTCGTAGCCGATGAGCTCGTTCCCCTTGTCGTCGATCGCGAAGATGGAGGGGATGGTGTACTCACCGCCCTTGTAGGGGATGAGCTTGACGTTCCCGTTGTCTTCGACAATCGCCGCGCACGAGTTCGTCGTGCCGAGGTCGATGCCGATGATGGGCTCCTTGTGCATCGTGTTTGGACTCCGGGTGGGCACCGAAGAGAAGGCCTGGACCGTATCTCACCCCGGCCCCCCACGCGAGTATGCTTACACCCACGCCTCGTGAGCCTGGGACCGGGCCCGGACTAACCTTGGAACCCCGCACGATGCCGGGCGAAAAGTGCAACCCGGCTACTTTCTTCCCTGGAAGGCAGCCGGCGGCCCGAGCGCGTGGGCTGGCGGACATGCCGCCAAAGGGCCCTGGACTTCGGGGGGAGCGACGGAAATGGTTTGAGGGGGGCTCGGAGGGCTGCACCGGTCCGAGGCCATGGCTACATCGAACTGACCCGTACCCGTACGAGGAGAGCCACCGTGGACGCGAAGGGTTATCTGCAGGAAGTGGGCACGCAGGTGAACGCCGACTTCGTCAAGAACCGTTCGATCCTGTCCTTCGAGGAGTATCTGTCGCTCTTCCTCAATGACCCTCGGGCGCAGGCGCGCAACGCGGCCCAGTACCTGCGGGATGTGATGGATTATTTCGGCACCCAGACGGTGCCGCACCCGACGGGGACCATCCGGCGCTTCAAGGTCTTCGACGCGGAGGGCAGCGAGCGCGACGGCCGGGTGGCGGGGCAGGAGGAGGTACAGAACGCCATCTACCGCGTGCTGGGCAACTTCGTTCGTGCCGGCCGCATCAACAAGCTCATCCTCCTGCACGGCCCCAACGGCAGCGCCAAGTCGACGCTGGTCAACGCGCTCAAGGCGGGCATGGAGACGTATTCGCGGCAGCCGCAGGGCGCGCTGTACCGCATCGCCTGGGTGTTCCCGTCCGAGAAGCTCATCAAGGGCTCCATCGGCTTCGGCGAGCGCACGGATGGGAGCGGGGAGCTGACGACCTTCGCGCACCTGGATGCGGAGTCCATCGACCTGCGCATGCCGTGTGAGCTTCGCGACCATCCCCTGTTCGCCATGCCGCCCGGGGAGCGGCGCAAGGTGCTGGAGGCGGCGCTCAAGAAGAAGGGGCTGGGCAACGGGGACGGCGAGTCGGGGGACTTCATCCTCTCCGACTATGTGCGCGACGGAGAGCTGTGCTCCAAGTGCCGCCGCATCTACACGGCGCTGCTCAACTCGTACAACGGCGACTGGCTCAAGGTGATGCGCCACGTCCAGGTGGAGCGCTTCTACGTGTCGCGCCGCTACCAGGTGGCCACGGTGACGGTGGAGCCGCAGATGAGCGTGGACGCCGTCGTGCAGCAGATCACCGCGGACCGCACCCAGCTCAACGTGCCCGCGCCGCTGCACAGCACCGTGCTGTTCGAGCCCCACGGCCCGCTGGTGCACGCCAACCGCGGCCTCATCGAGTACGCGGACCTGCTCAAGCGGCCGCTCGAGGCCTTCAAGTACCTGCTGGGCTTCAGCGAGACGAGCGAAGTCCCCCTCGAGCCCTTCGTCCTCCAGCTCGACGAGGTGCTGATTGCCTCGTCCAACGAGAAGCACCTGGGGGCCTTCAAGGAGCTGCCGGACTTCGCGTCATTCAAGGGCCGCATCGAGCTGGTGCGCGTGCCGTACCTGCGGCGCTACCGCACCGAGCAGCAGATCTACGACGCGCAGGTGTCCCCGACGACGGTGGGCAAGCACGTGGCGCCGCACGCGACGGAAGTGGCCTCCATGTGGGCGGTGCTCACGCGGCTGAAGAAGCCCATCCCGGACCGCTACCCGGGCGACGTGAAGGAGCTCATCGACCATGTCACGCCGGTGGAGAAGCTCCATCTGTACGAAGAGGGCGCGCCCCCGGACCGGCTGAGCCTGGCGAACACCAAGGAGCTGCGGAAGCTGCGCGAGGAGCTGTTCACCGAGTCGGAGGCGTACCCCAACTACGAGGGGCGCGTGGGCGCGAGCGCGCGGGAGATCAAGACGGCGCTCTTCAACGCCGCGCAGAACCCCGACTACAAGTGCCTCAACGGACTGGCCGTGCTCGAGGAGCTGGAGGCCATCTGCAAGGACAAGAGCGTCTACGAGTACCTGCTCCAGGAGGTGATGGACGGCTACCACGACCACGAGGCCTTCGTGCGCGTGGCCGAGGCGGAGTACCTGGACCGCGTGGACACCGAGGTCCGCGAGTCCATGGGCCTGGTGTCGGAAGGGCAGTACCGGGAGCTCGTGGAGCGCTACATCCAAGGCGTCAGTCACTGGGTGCGTGGCGAGAAGATGCGCAACCGGGTGACAGGTGAAATGGAGAAGCCGGACGAGCAGCGGATGCAGGAGGTGGAGGCCATCGTCATGCCCAAGGGGGAGGACGCGGCGGAGTTCCGTCGAGGTCTCATCGCGTCCATCGGCGCGCACCGGCTGGACAACCCCGAAGCGACGATGGACTACCCGCGCATCTTCCCGGACATGTTCAAGCGCCTGAGGGACCACTACTTCGAGGAGCGCAAGCGGGTGCTGCGCAAGAACAAGGAGAACGTCCTCAAGTACCTCTCGGAGGACCGGGGCATGCTGACGCCTCGCGAGCAGGCACAGGTGCAGAGCACGCTCAAGACGATGGCGGAGCGGTATGGCTACTGCGAGCACTGCGCGAAGGACGCCATCCTGTTCCTGATGAAGAAGCGCTACGCCTGAGGCGTGGAGCGGGGCGGGCAGGCGGCCGGGCCCTGTCGGGTGCCTGCTTTCAAATCAGGGCACGGCCTGGGGAAGATGGGAGCTGAAAGCGAGTTCACGTTTCAGCGCCGTCCTTCATCCCGGAGAGTCGATGACCCGCTTCTTCCTGGGCGCCCCCGTCGCCCTGCTCGCGCTCGCGTCGTGCGCGGGCGCGCCGTCACCTGGCCGCGGCGCCTCGCCGCAGGTGTCTCCCGTGGTGGTGCCGGTGCTGGCGTCCGCTTCGTCCACCGCGTCCGCTCGGCTGTCTCGCAAGGAGCGCGTCCAGCGCATCCTCCCGCACAACGTCCGGTTGCAGGTGGTGGAGGGGGACTCGGTGCGGCGCAGCGCCTCTGGCGTCGTGGTGGGCTCCGAGCAGGGGCCCGAGGGCGTGGTGGCGTGGGTCGTCACCAACGCGCACGCGGTGGTGATGAGCGACGTGAAGGCCGCGGAGCTGCGCGTGCTGGTGGACCGCCGCTCGGAGGTGGAGACCCACGTGGGGCAGGTGGTGGCGGCGGGGAAGGTGCCGGAGCTGGACCTGGCGCTCGTGAAGGTGCCGGGGCTGGCGCTGCCCGCGGTGGAGCTGGCCGAGGAGGCGGAGCTGGAGCTGGGCGAGGACGTCGTCGTGGCCGCGTCGCCATTCGGGCGGGCCCTGTCGCTCTCCGGCGGCATGGTGTCCCAGGTGGAGTGGGACCGGGAGTCGCGCCGGCCGAAGTCGGTGAAGACGGACGCGCCCATCGGCTATGGCGCCTCGGGTGGGGGCGTGTACAGCCTGGAGTCGGGGCGGCTGCTCGCCATCGTGGAGGGCTATCGCACCGCGCAGGTGGACTTCGCCGTGCGTGAGGAAAGCTACAGCTTCGATGTGCCCATGCCCGGCGAGACGTTCGCGGCGCCCAGCACCAAGGTGCGCGATTTCCTTCACTCGAAGGGCTTCGGGCACCTCCTGAAGGACACCCTGTCGGGGGAGGGCGGTGTCGCTCACGCCGCGGGTCGCTGATCCGCCCATTTTGTCGACAGGGGCGCGCATCGCGTTACACCCTCCGGCGATCAGGAGGCACAGCGCATGTCCGGACGGGTTTCGTGGGATCAGTACTTCATGGACATCGCGAAGCAGGTGGCCACTCGCGCCACGTGTGATCGCAAGCACGTGGGCGCCGTCATCGTGCGCGGACGGACCATCCTGTCCACCGGGTACAACGGCTCCATCCGTGGGTTGCCCCACTGCGATGACGTGGGCCACATGATGGAGAACGGCCACTGCGTGGCCACGGTGCACGCGGAGGCCAACGCCATCATCCAGGCCGCCACCAACGGCGTGGCCATCGACGGGGCGACCATCTACACCACCGCGAGCCCGTGCTGGCCGTGCTTCAAGCTCATCGCCAACGCGGGCCTCGTGCGCATCGTGTTCGGCGAGTTCTACCGGGACCCGCGCATCTTCGAGGTGGCCTCCCAGCTCAAGCTGGAGCTGGTGGGGCTGGGCGACGCCGCGCGCCCCCCTGTGTCGTCGGCTGGCTGAAGCACCTCGGAAAACGTCGCCCGGAGAACACTCGGGAGTTGCCTCAAGTGGGCGACTCCACTCGGGAATTTGCCGGTTCCGGCAAGAATTACCGCCCCAGGGTTGACGTTGTGGAAAGCGCTCCCTAACTCTTGGCCGCGGTGGGGAGGCGGCGAGGGGCGGAGACGAAAAACCCGAGGAGTTTCCGTTGGTTAGCTCGACGGCTGTGTCCAGTAGCGTGGCGCGTGTCCAGGAGGCGACGGACCCCGTGGTGGGCGCGGCCCGCTACGGCGCGGTGCAAACGCTGATGGACAGCCTGCTGCACGACGTCCGCAACCCGCTCAACGCGATGGCCATCCACCTGGAGGTGCTGTCGGAGAAGTTGAAGGCGGAGACGGGGCAGGTGCCGCCGTCGCAGGAGAAGAACCTCAAGGCGCTGCGGGAGCAGATCCAGCGCGTGGACGGCATCCTCCGGCAGTTCACCGACTTCATCGTGGCGAAGGGTGGCAGCGCGGGCGAGGTGGACCTGTCGGACGCGACGACGCGGGCGCTGGCGGTGGTGGCGCACGAGGGGCGCAAGCGGCGGGTGACGGTGCAGGTGGCGGTGGAGGCGGGGGTGCTGGTCCGGCTGGCGGACACGTCCGAGCTGGGCTTCTTCGTCATCCAGGGCTTGCTGCGGGCGTTCCGGCGGGCGGAGGGCGGGGGCTCGGTGCGCGTGACGGTGCGCGCGGAGGGCCCTTCGGCGGTGTTGGAAGTGGACGACAGCGGCGGTGAGGCGGCGCCGGAGCTCGCCGATGCGGTGGCGGCGCTGGGGCTTCGCTGTGCGCAGTTGGGCGTCGAGCTTCACGTCCGCGGTGGTTGCTGCCGGCTGATTTTTCCTCGCGCTTGAGGGCTGTACCGGGCGGTGGGCTTCTCCTTCAGAGTCAGACTCACCCTCATTCGCGTCACGACGCAGTACCGGAGGTCTCCATCTTGGGTAGCGCACGAATCCTGGCCGTGGACGACGAACGCGACACGTGCGAGGCGCTGGCGGAAATGCTCAGCGCCTGGGGCCACAAGGTCGAGACGGCCTTCGACGGGCACGACGCCCTGCGCAAGGCCGGCGAGTTCCGTCCGGACGTCGTCCTGTCGGACCTGGCGATGCCGGAGACGGACGGGTTGTGGCTGTTGCGCAACCTGAAGGAGGAGCTGCCGGACTGTCCGGTGGTCTTCCTCACCGGCCGCGGCACCATCGACGCGGCGGTGGAGGCCATCCGCGAGGGCGCGTATGACTTCATCGTCAAGCCGCTGGACACCGCGCGCTTGAAGGTCTGCATCGACCGGGCGCTGGAGAAGAAGGAGACCCTGCGCGAGGTGCAGACGCTGCGCCGGAGGCTCAAGCAGTTAGGCTCGTCCGACCTCATCGCCCAGTCGGCGGGCATGCGCAAGGTCATCGAGCTGGTGGAGAAGGTGGCCCCGTCCAAGGCCAGCGTGTCCATCAGCGGCGAGTCCGGCACGGGCAAGGAGGTCGTCGCCCGCGCCGTGCACAACCTGTCCCTGCGCCGCGACAAGCCCTTCATCGCCATCAACTGCGCGTCCATCCCCGCGACGCTCATCGAGTCGGAGATCTTCGGCCATGAGCGCGGCGCCTTCACGGGCGCGGATCAGCGCCGCCCCGGCGTGTTCGAGCTGGCGCACGGCGGTACGCTGTTCCTGGACGAGCTGGGGGAGATTCCCATCGACCTGCAGGCCAAGCTGCTGCGCGTGCTGGAGGAGGGCCGGCTGCGCAGGCTGGGTGGCAAGGTGGAGATTGAAGTGGACGTGCGCGTGCTGTGCGCCACCAACCGCGACCTGAAGCAGGAGATCAAGAACGGGCGGTTCCGCGAGGACCTCTACTTCCGCCTCAACGTGTTCCAGATCCACCTGCCACCCCTGCGCGAGCGCCGCGAGGACGTGCCCATCCTGGTCCAGCACTTCGTGGACAAGTTCCGCGGGGACTCGGCCAAGCGCGTGTCCGGGGTGCACCCGGATGCGATGGAAGTGCTCAAGAATTACGACTGGCCTGGAAACATCCGTGAGCTGCGCAACGCGGTGGAGCGCGCGGTGATCCTCTGCGACGGGGAGCTGATCACCCGGGAGCACCTGCCGCCGGACATGGCGGGCAAGGGGCCGGAGCGGCACAACTTCAAGCTGCCGTATGGCTTGAGCCTGGACGCGGTGGAGCGTGAGTACATCCTGGGAAGCCTGCACCGCAATGGCAACAACAAGGCGCGGACGGCGGAGGTGCTCGGGGTGAGCGAGAAGACACTCTACAACAAGCTCAACCGCTACGCGGCCGAGGCGCGCAACCAGCCGGGCGGGCCCCGTGACAGCGGGCCGTTAGGGGGGCAGGGGAGCAATGCCCCGCTGAACCCCAGCAACCTGGATGCCCGGCCACCTGACAGGTAGGAATTCCTCCTCGGATTCCGCGCTGTTGGAGTGGCTCCAAGGGCCTGTCGCGGAGGCCGTGGTGGGAGGGGCCGAAAGGTGCCGACCCTCCGCCAAACCCCGCGTCAATTCTTGACTTTTGACCTCTGGACAAGGGATTCTGCGGTCGACTCCCACCCACAGGGAGGGCCCGGCCGTACAGGTCGACGCACCGGGCAACTCCGACGCCATCTTCTTGGGCAAGTTTGGAGTGTGCATCAAGGTGCCGCCGGGGGGGCACAAGGAAGGCCACAAGGCAATGAGCGACGCGCGAGTTCTTCACTTCTTCGGCGGCAAGGGCGGGGTTGGCAAGACCACGCTCGCGGCGGCGTACGCGTTGCGGTTGTCGGAGGAGGTCCCGAAGGAGCGGGTGCTGCTCGTCTCGCTGGACCCCGTGCGTTCCCTGTCGGACCTGGTGAAGAAGAAGCTCTCCGCGAAGCCCTCGAAGCTGGTGCCGGGCAAGGGCGAAGGTGGCGTCTGGGGCCTGGAGGTGGATCCGGCCGCGCTGCTCAAGCCGTTCCTGGCGCAGTACCTGCCCGCGCTGAAGAAGGCCGCCGCGAAGGGCACCCACTTCTCCGAGGAGGAGCTGGGCTCGCTGTACCAGCAGGCCGTCCCCGGGCTGGAGGAGCTGGTGGCGCTCTTCCACGTGGTGGAGCTGCTGGAGGGCAAGGAGAAGGAGTTCGACCGGATCATCGTGGACTGCTCGCCCACGAGCCACACGCTGCGGCTGTTTGATCTGCCGGCGGGGCTGCGCAAGTTCCTGGGGCTGGTGCGCGCGGGGGCCGACAAGCCCGCGACGACCTCCGGGAAGGGCAAGAAGGCGGAGGCCGCCGCGGCCGAGCCGGGGTTCCTGGAAGGGCTGGGGCAGAAGGCGGAGAAGCTGCTGGGGCTCTTGAAGGACCCCGCGCGCACGGCCTTCCACCTGGTGGCGCTGGCGGAGCCGGTCCCCGAGGCGCAGACGCGCATGCTCTTCACGCAGCTGCGCGAGCGCGGGCTGCCGGTGACGGAGATCGTCGTCAACCAGGTGGAGGACCGCGAGGGCTGTCCCGCGTGCCAGGGTCGCCGGGGGCTGCAGGCGCCTCACGTGCGCAAGTTCCAGGCGCTGGACAAGTCCGTGCCGGTCCACCTGCTGGGGCGCCGGGAGCTGGCGCCGCGCGGGCTGGATGGCCTGGCGGTATTCGCCAAGGCGTGGGCGGGTGGCAAGGAGACGAAGGCGCTGGAGTTCGCCGCGGCGGAGGGCCCTCCGGCCCTGGTCCGCGCGCCGTCCATGCCGCCCATCGCCGCGCCGCCGCTGCCTCCCACGCGGCTCATCTTCTTCGTCGGCCAGGGGGGCGTGGGCAAGAGCTCGTGCGCCGCCGCCGCCGCGGTGACGCTCACGGAGAAGGAGGGGCCGGTGCTCCTCATCTCCACGGACCCCGCGCACTCGCTGTCGGACGTGCTGCAGAGCCGGCTGACGGACACCGAGACGCAGGTGAAGGGCACCAAGGGCCTCTACGCGCGCGAGCTGGACATGGCGGGCTGGTTCAACGCCCTGCGCAAGCGGCTCAAGGAGAAGGCGGAGAAGGCCTTCGAGGGCGCGCCCAAGACGGGCAGCGAGGTCCCCGCGGATCTGCTCTACCTGCGCAACCTGCTGGAGTGCGCGCCGCCGGGCATCGACGAGCTGGCGGCCATGAGCGTGCTCACGGACGCGCTGGTGCAGGAGCGGTTCAAGCGCATCGTCGTGGACTCGTCGCCGGTGGTGAACTCCGTGCGCGTGGTGGAGCTGGCGGAGACGGCGAAGACGTGGCTGGGCGCGCTGCACACCGTGCTCAACAAGCACCGCGCCAAGGGCCTGGGTGACCTGGCGGACGACATCGCCGGGATGATCAAGCACGCGAAGCGCTTCGAGGAGGCGCTGGCGTCTCCGACGGAGGCGCGCTTCGTGGTCGTCACGCGCGGCGAGGACCTGGCCGCGGCCCGCACCGAGCGGGTGGTGGAGTACCTGAAGGACAAGAAGCTCCCGGTGGAGCGCGTGCTCGTCAACCGCGTGGGCCCCAAGTCCACCTGCGAGAAGTGCGAGAACCGCCGCAAGCTGGAGCTCAACGCGGCGAAGGCCATCGAGAAGAAGCTGGGCCTGCCCGTCACCATGGCCCCCGCGCTGGGCCGCCACCCGGCGGGTCTGCGGGAGCTGAAGGCGTTCCGGACGGCGTGGTACGCGCTGTCCCCGCCAGCCGCGAAGATCAAGGCGGCCTGAGGCCCTTCGGGTCTCAGGCGTCGCACTCCGGCTCGGAATCCGTGAAGGTTCCGAGCCCCGGGAAGGTGAGGGCGCCCGCGGTGGTCAGCGTCCCCTTCCGAGGCGGTTCGTCCATGAGCCGCAGCTCCACCTGACGCCCCTTCACGGTGTAGGTGCCGGGCAGCTCGCCGTGGTTCTCGTCTCCCTTCTCATCCACGAGGCGGGTCCAGAGGACCACCCGGCCTCCAGGCAGGAAGCGCAGGCTGTGCTTGCTGCCGTGGATGCCGACCGCGGGGCCGTACCAGGACACGGCGCGCAGCAGGGCGGGCACGTCGGCCTCGCGCTCGGGCTTGTGCCCCAGGAGGCGCTGCCAGCCCAGGGTGTCCCGGATGGCGTCCAGGTCCGCGTCCTCGCGCGCACGGGCCAGCCGCCGGGCGTCCAGCCGGACGGCCTGGGTGAGGTGCTCCAGGATGACGTCGCGGTGCGCGCTGTACTCACACAGCTTGCCCTGCTTGCGCAGGACGCCCAGGGTGGCGGCCAGGTTGTAGCGGGGCAGGGCGTAGGCGGGGTCGGCCTTCATGGCGCCCTGGAACTTCTCCAGGGCCTCCGGGTAGCGGCCGGCGCGGTAGAGGCGGAAGCCCTCGGTGTTGAGGGCCCGGGCGGAGGGCGCGGGCGGGGCGGCGGTCAGCACCAGGACGAGCAGCGGCAGGGCTTGGAGCATGGCGTTCCGTCGGGCTTGAGGTTGTCCACCACCATGACACGGTGCGGTGCGTAACTGCTTGCGCGTTGAAAGGTGGAGGACGCTGGTGCTAGTTCCGCGCCCATGGCGACCGGCATCAGTTACGCGCTCGACTTCGAGCGCCCGCTCATCGAGCTGGAGAAGAAGATCGATGAGCTCAAGGCGTTGTCCACGGGTGGTTCGGCGGACTTCACCTCGGAGATTTCCAAGCTCGAGAAGAAGGCGAAGAAGCTCCAGACGGAGATCTTCAGCGACCTGACGCGGTGGCAGGTGGTGCAGATGTCCCGCCACCCCTCGCGGCCCTACTTCCTGGACTACGTCCGCTTCCTGTTCACCGACTTCGTGGAGCTGTGCGGCGACCGGCACTTCGGCGAGGACCCGTCCATCGTCGGCGGCTTCGCGCGCTTCGACGGCAAGCCGGTGATGGTGATGGGCCACCAGAAGGGCCGCAACACCAAGGAGAACATGGCGCGCAACTTCGGCATGCCGCGCCCGGAGGGCTACCGCAAGGCGCGCCGGCTGATGGAGCTGGCGGAGCGCTTCGAGAAGCCCATCCTCACGTTCGTGGACACGCCGGGCGCCTATCCGGGCATCGGGGCGGAGGAGCGCGGACAGGCGGAGGCCATCGCGGTCAACCTGGAGGTGATGAGCGGGCTGCGCGTGCCCATCATCTCCACCGTGGTGGGCGAGGGTGGCTCGGGTGGCGCGTTGGCCATCGGCGTGGGCAACCGCGTGCTGATGCTCCAGAACAGCGTCTACTCCGTCATCTCGCCGGAGGGGTGCGCCTCCATCCTCTTCCGCGACGCCAGCAAGGCGGACAAGGCCGCGGATGCGATGAAGCTCACCGCGAGCGACCTGCTGCAGATGAAGATCGTCGACGAGGTGGTGGCCGAGCCTCCCGGCGGCGCGCACCGCGACCCGGCGAAGGCGGCCGAGTCCCTGGGCAAGGCGCTGCGCAAGCACCTGGGACAGCTCGCCGAGCTGTCGCCGGACGGGTTGGTCAAGGACCGCTACGCGAAGTTCCGCGCGCTTGGCGTGTTCTCCGGTCGCTGAAGGGGTCCTTCGTTTCCATCATGCGACCCCTCGTTCCCAACTACGTCGAGACGCTCAAGCCGTACGTGCCGGGCAAGCCCATCGAGGAGACCGAGCGCGAGTTCGGCCTGACGGGTGTCATCAAGCTCGCCTCCAACGAGAACCCCCTGGGGCCTTCTCCGCGCGCGCTGGAGGCCATGCGGCACGCGTCGTCCAACGTGCACCTGTATCCGGACGCCACGTCGTTCCACCTGGTGCGCCGGCTGGCGGCCTCGCTGGGCGTGCAGCCCCAGGAAGTGGTCCTGGGCAGCGGCTCCAACGAGCTCATCGAGTTGCTCATCCGCACGTTCACCACGCCGGAGGATGAAATCCTCCTGTGCAAGAACTCCTTCTCCGCGTACCGCATCTCCGCGCAGGCCCACGGGCGGCCCTTCGTCGAGGTGCCGATGCGCGCGGGCTACCAGTACGACCTGGAGGCCATGGCGCGCGCGGTGACGCCTCGCACGCGGCTGGTGTTCCTGGCCAACCCGGACAACCCCACGGGCAC
This window contains:
- a CDS encoding Hsp70 family protein, with translation MHKEPIIGIDLGTTNSCAAIVEDNGNVKLIPYKGGEYTIPSIFAIDDKGNELIGYEAKRQWQLNPRNTVYGSKRLVGRTFGSDVVDTMKKVVAYNMRPGKKNEVTLDVGKKEFTLQEVSAKILGKIREVASNYLKTPIKRAVVTVPAYFNDRQRQSVKDAGKLIDLEVVRIINEPTAAALAYGVGKGLKEKVVIYDLGGGTFDVSIIEIRDRVFEVKSTGGDVFLGGIDFDNAIIHHVLKDFAAKTGIDLATDPVAMQRIKDLAERTKIDLSARDEVPFNIPFITMTSQGQPLNIEMKFTRKMLEQLTNHLVDRTLQMVARVLVDSGLSTKDVDEVMLVGGQTRMPIVQDRLTKFFGKPPSKGVHPDEAVAIGAALYAHSLQDDTNLRIQLLDVIPMAIGLEKAGGAFHVVFPRNAPIPNAKQLLATTSMDNQTELAMRIFQGDHELVARNDMLGEFTFSGIQQARAGGVQVEITFDVNVEGILSMRARDPATGREMNTTVRVTQS
- a CDS encoding serine protein kinase PrkA; the protein is MDAKGYLQEVGTQVNADFVKNRSILSFEEYLSLFLNDPRAQARNAAQYLRDVMDYFGTQTVPHPTGTIRRFKVFDAEGSERDGRVAGQEEVQNAIYRVLGNFVRAGRINKLILLHGPNGSAKSTLVNALKAGMETYSRQPQGALYRIAWVFPSEKLIKGSIGFGERTDGSGELTTFAHLDAESIDLRMPCELRDHPLFAMPPGERRKVLEAALKKKGLGNGDGESGDFILSDYVRDGELCSKCRRIYTALLNSYNGDWLKVMRHVQVERFYVSRRYQVATVTVEPQMSVDAVVQQITADRTQLNVPAPLHSTVLFEPHGPLVHANRGLIEYADLLKRPLEAFKYLLGFSETSEVPLEPFVLQLDEVLIASSNEKHLGAFKELPDFASFKGRIELVRVPYLRRYRTEQQIYDAQVSPTTVGKHVAPHATEVASMWAVLTRLKKPIPDRYPGDVKELIDHVTPVEKLHLYEEGAPPDRLSLANTKELRKLREELFTESEAYPNYEGRVGASAREIKTALFNAAQNPDYKCLNGLAVLEELEAICKDKSVYEYLLQEVMDGYHDHEAFVRVAEAEYLDRVDTEVRESMGLVSEGQYRELVERYIQGVSHWVRGEKMRNRVTGEMEKPDEQRMQEVEAIVMPKGEDAAEFRRGLIASIGAHRLDNPEATMDYPRIFPDMFKRLRDHYFEERKRVLRKNKENVLKYLSEDRGMLTPREQAQVQSTLKTMAERYGYCEHCAKDAILFLMKKRYA
- a CDS encoding serine protease, which gives rise to MTRFFLGAPVALLALASCAGAPSPGRGASPQVSPVVVPVLASASSTASARLSRKERVQRILPHNVRLQVVEGDSVRRSASGVVVGSEQGPEGVVAWVVTNAHAVVMSDVKAAELRVLVDRRSEVETHVGQVVAAGKVPELDLALVKVPGLALPAVELAEEAELELGEDVVVAASPFGRALSLSGGMVSQVEWDRESRRPKSVKTDAPIGYGASGGGVYSLESGRLLAIVEGYRTAQVDFAVREESYSFDVPMPGETFAAPSTKVRDFLHSKGFGHLLKDTLSGEGGVAHAAGR
- a CDS encoding deoxycytidylate deaminase, with product MSGRVSWDQYFMDIAKQVATRATCDRKHVGAVIVRGRTILSTGYNGSIRGLPHCDDVGHMMENGHCVATVHAEANAIIQAATNGVAIDGATIYTTASPCWPCFKLIANAGLVRIVFGEFYRDPRIFEVASQLKLELVGLGDAARPPVSSAG
- a CDS encoding sensor histidine kinase; protein product: MARVQEATDPVVGAARYGAVQTLMDSLLHDVRNPLNAMAIHLEVLSEKLKAETGQVPPSQEKNLKALREQIQRVDGILRQFTDFIVAKGGSAGEVDLSDATTRALAVVAHEGRKRRVTVQVAVEAGVLVRLADTSELGFFVIQGLLRAFRRAEGGGSVRVTVRAEGPSAVLEVDDSGGEAAPELADAVAALGLRCAQLGVELHVRGGCCRLIFPRA
- the nla6 gene encoding enhancer binding protein Nla6, with product MGSARILAVDDERDTCEALAEMLSAWGHKVETAFDGHDALRKAGEFRPDVVLSDLAMPETDGLWLLRNLKEELPDCPVVFLTGRGTIDAAVEAIREGAYDFIVKPLDTARLKVCIDRALEKKETLREVQTLRRRLKQLGSSDLIAQSAGMRKVIELVEKVAPSKASVSISGESGTGKEVVARAVHNLSLRRDKPFIAINCASIPATLIESEIFGHERGAFTGADQRRPGVFELAHGGTLFLDELGEIPIDLQAKLLRVLEEGRLRRLGGKVEIEVDVRVLCATNRDLKQEIKNGRFREDLYFRLNVFQIHLPPLRERREDVPILVQHFVDKFRGDSAKRVSGVHPDAMEVLKNYDWPGNIRELRNAVERAVILCDGELITREHLPPDMAGKGPERHNFKLPYGLSLDAVEREYILGSLHRNGNNKARTAEVLGVSEKTLYNKLNRYAAEARNQPGGPRDSGPLGGQGSNAPLNPSNLDARPPDR
- a CDS encoding ArsA family ATPase, which produces MSDARVLHFFGGKGGVGKTTLAAAYALRLSEEVPKERVLLVSLDPVRSLSDLVKKKLSAKPSKLVPGKGEGGVWGLEVDPAALLKPFLAQYLPALKKAAAKGTHFSEEELGSLYQQAVPGLEELVALFHVVELLEGKEKEFDRIIVDCSPTSHTLRLFDLPAGLRKFLGLVRAGADKPATTSGKGKKAEAAAAEPGFLEGLGQKAEKLLGLLKDPARTAFHLVALAEPVPEAQTRMLFTQLRERGLPVTEIVVNQVEDREGCPACQGRRGLQAPHVRKFQALDKSVPVHLLGRRELAPRGLDGLAVFAKAWAGGKETKALEFAAAEGPPALVRAPSMPPIAAPPLPPTRLIFFVGQGGVGKSSCAAAAAVTLTEKEGPVLLISTDPAHSLSDVLQSRLTDTETQVKGTKGLYARELDMAGWFNALRKRLKEKAEKAFEGAPKTGSEVPADLLYLRNLLECAPPGIDELAAMSVLTDALVQERFKRIVVDSSPVVNSVRVVELAETAKTWLGALHTVLNKHRAKGLGDLADDIAGMIKHAKRFEEALASPTEARFVVVTRGEDLAAARTERVVEYLKDKKLPVERVLVNRVGPKSTCEKCENRRKLELNAAKAIEKKLGLPVTMAPALGRHPAGLRELKAFRTAWYALSPPAAKIKAA